A stretch of Hydractinia symbiolongicarpus strain clone_291-10 chromosome 9, HSymV2.1, whole genome shotgun sequence DNA encodes these proteins:
- the LOC130657751 gene encoding uncharacterized protein LOC130657751 → MDGVLFEEWVQELDRQFDSQGRKITLVVDNCPAQPEVTGLKAINLQFLPPTTTSCTQPKEQRDDCPDDDPVSPQSQYEIKDAIETLKKLTLFETDPKCDTLLSQMSDKINHGRLINRRQTKIMDFYEKD, encoded by the exons ATGGATGGAGTACTTTTTGAAGAGTGGGTACAAGAGCTCGACCGTCAATTCGATTCGCAAGGCAGAAAGATTACTCTAGTTGTCGACAATTGTCCTGCTCAGCCGGAAGTCACAGGATTAAAGGCGATCAATTTGCAATTTTTACCACCCACCACAACTTCTTGTACACAGCCTAAGGAACAAAGG GATGACTGTCCTGACGACGATCCAGTTTCACCACAGTCGCAATACGAGATTAAAGACGCAATAGAGACTCTGAAGAAACTGACGTTGTTTGAGACCGATCCAAAGTGTGATACTCTGCTGTCGCAAATGTCCGATAAGATCAACCATGGAAGATTGATTAATAGGAGACAGACCAAAATCATGGACTTTTATGAGAAAGATTGA